The sequence CGGTGCTTCTGGCAGTGGTAGCGGGGATTACCGAATTAGTCCCGGTAATCGGACCAATTATCGGTGCAATTCCGGCAATCTTGCTCGGATTGTCCGACTCACCGACGACAGCGCTAGCTGTGACGATCCTGTACATTGCGATTCAGCAGCTTGAAAATCATATCCTGGTACCACGCATTATCGGTGAAAGTGTGGGTGTGCATCCGGCTATCTTAATGGTCGTGTTAGTCGTCTGTTCTCAAGTTTTCGGTCTGTTGGGCGCTATTCTCTCGGCGCCGCTCAGCGCGATGGCCCGTGATCTGTTCCTCTACCTGTACGGACGCTTAAGTGATCCTCCCAGTCCCGCCGGTGTCTTACCTGAACGATTGCGTCCGTTGGTGATGCCAGTGCAGCCTGAAGCAACGAAAGCGGCTGAGCAGCCTTCTCCCCAATTACCTTCACAAACCGCCGACCGCTCAACTGAATAGGAAGCGGTGGTCAGTTTCTTGCACAGCAGTCTCTGGAAAAATGGTATAACCCTATGAACGCAGATGCGTTTCGTCAGCTCTACGATTATCACTTTGCTGAAAACCGTAAAATTTGGCAACATGTTATCCACCTCCCCTATCAGCAATTTGTCCAGGAGGTGAATTACTCGCTAGGGTCGGTACGAAACCAGATTGTGCATCTAATGAACGTCGATGAAGTCTGGTTCTGTGAGTTGTTAGGCATCGAACCGCCAGCACCGTATCAGCCTGCCGATATTGACGACCGCGCAGCAATTCGTGCTCGTTGGGATAGCGTTGAACAGATGATGCGAGGCTACCTTGCCGGGTTACGCGATAATATGTTGTTTGATCAGCCTATCCGGGAACCAGTGGAAGATAGAAATCTTATGGTCTGGCAGGTATTGATCCATGTTGTCAATCATGGAACCGATCATCGCGCCCAGATTTTGAGAATACTCTACGATTTTGGTCTCAAAACTACTTCGCAAGATTTTATATTCTACGTTTATGATCGCAGTTTGGGCTTAAACATGTCTGATTAGCTGTCTCTGATGTACTTTGAACACGGTCATCAGTTTTCTGGCACAGAATGGTTTTTTGGCAGTGCAGAATATCCAGTGTACAATGTAGAGAAAAAATACATGGAAATTGTTGAGATGTTTTCGAGGGGGTTATAAGCACTCCATCTCTGATGATATTAACCGCGTTCTGAATAGTCAATACGTACCCATGATTGAAAGCACCTATCTCGCCACTGCTTTCACAGTTGAAGACTACCGACGCCTGGAAAGAGAGCAGAACAAGCAAGAAATCATCCGTTTTATTCACAAGCGTTTTAAGGAGCGGTACATTACCCCCTTGCGAGGCGATCGCTCTAAAAAGCATGGGTTCTGCACCATGGCTATTTGCTGCCTAATGATAGAAACACTAGAGTCGTTTCGGCAAGGATGGGGTGATACCAGAGGTAAAAGTAAAAAGGCTTTTGATGGATTTTTCAAATGGTGTAAAGAGAATAAATTAGAATTGGGAGTTTTTGATCCAAAAGATTTTTACAAGGGCGTTCGCTGCGGGATATTACACCAGGGCGAGACAACGAATGGCTGGCGGATACGTAGAAAAGGTCCTTTGTATGATCCGTCGGCAAAAATTATTAATGCTACTGCATTTCATAATGAGCTTGAGAACGCACTCAAACGTTATTTAAGCGCCCTGGAAGAATCTGATTGGGAGTCGAAGATCTGGCAAAATCTGTGTAGAAAGATGAAACACGTAATCGCGAATTGTCAACGAGATGCTACACAATGAGTATAAAATATGGACACACTCTACTATTTTGCATACGGTTCAAACATGTCAGTTTCACGTCTTCAATCAAGAATTACGATCGAGGAAGATGTGGGTGCAGCGTATCTGGAAGGTTGGCAAATGGTGTTTAATAAGCGTGGTCGTGATGGTTCTGGAAAGGCTAATCTGATCGCAAATCCAGATTTTGTGACCTGGGGAGTCTTATACCTGCTCGAAGGTTCTGAGCTAGATCGCTTAGATGTGATAGAGGAGGGTTATGAACGGATGAATGTTCGTGTCCAGCAATGTGATGGAACAGTATATGATGCAGTGACGTATGTTTCGCAAGAATTAACTGATGATCCACGGCCTTCTTATGAATATAAAGAATATGTGCTTTCAGGAGCACGTGAACACCATTTGCCACCCGATTATCTTGCTTATCTGGAAGCCTTTCCGGTGAGATAGGTATACGTCAAAATGATCTCATTCGTATTCAAAATTTGAGAGCGTAGGATTATGGTGTCGCAATTGACTAAACGTATCTATGTCGCACTCTATTCACCGCATCCGTATCAGCGCTTACGTGATCTGATAATCAGTAATACCCTCTTCAGTCTTCCTATATCAGTACGTAAACAATTGTTTACCGGACAGAATCATTTCTGTCCGATCTGTGAAACATTTCTCAACCGATTCCTAATCTTGCATCGCCCCTATCATCGTTGGTGCCCGATCTGTCGCTCGCTTCAGCGGCATCGATTGGTATACCTCTTTTTGAAGCGGTACAACGTCGTTAAACCGCACTCCAGAGTATTACATTTCGCTCCTGAACCGGCCATCAGGCAACATTTCCTTCAGTATCCTCATCTTCGCTACGTTACTACTGATATTGATGTTGCAGGCTTAGGGATTGATGTATGTGCTGATATAACGAAGTTGCCTTTTTCTGATCATACGTTTGATCTCATTCTCTGCATGCACGTTCTTGAACATGTTCCTGATGACCGTCTGGCAATGTGTGAGTTACACCGCATACTTCAGCCTGCTGGTCTGGCGCTGATTATGGTACCAATCACTGTGGACACCACCGTTGAAGACCCCACTATCACCGATCCGGTATTACGCGAACGTCTATTTGGTCAGTTTGATCATGTGCGTCGTTATGGTAATGACGTTGTCTCACGTCTGGCAGCGGCTGGGTTTACGGTGAAACCGGTGCAGGTGAACGATGTGGTTACCGATTTGATGGAAATTGACTATATGGGTTTGCCAGTTCAAGAGACTCTCTTTGTGTGTCGGAG comes from Chloroflexus sp. Y-396-1 and encodes:
- a CDS encoding methyltransferase domain-containing protein; protein product: MTKRIYVALYSPHPYQRLRDLIISNTLFSLPISVRKQLFTGQNHFCPICETFLNRFLILHRPYHRWCPICRSLQRHRLVYLFLKRYNVVKPHSRVLHFAPEPAIRQHFLQYPHLRYVTTDIDVAGLGIDVCADITKLPFSDHTFDLILCMHVLEHVPDDRLAMCELHRILQPAGLALIMVPITVDTTVEDPTITDPVLRERLFGQFDHVRRYGNDVVSRLAAAGFTVKPVQVNDVVTDLMEIDYMGLPVQETLFVCRRAA
- a CDS encoding DinB family protein; translated protein: MNADAFRQLYDYHFAENRKIWQHVIHLPYQQFVQEVNYSLGSVRNQIVHLMNVDEVWFCELLGIEPPAPYQPADIDDRAAIRARWDSVEQMMRGYLAGLRDNMLFDQPIREPVEDRNLMVWQVLIHVVNHGTDHRAQILRILYDFGLKTTSQDFIFYVYDRSLGLNMSD
- a CDS encoding gamma-glutamylcyclotransferase family protein — its product is MDTLYYFAYGSNMSVSRLQSRITIEEDVGAAYLEGWQMVFNKRGRDGSGKANLIANPDFVTWGVLYLLEGSELDRLDVIEEGYERMNVRVQQCDGTVYDAVTYVSQELTDDPRPSYEYKEYVLSGAREHHLPPDYLAYLEAFPVR